In Mixophyes fleayi isolate aMixFle1 chromosome 4, aMixFle1.hap1, whole genome shotgun sequence, the following proteins share a genomic window:
- the MCOLN1 gene encoding mucolipin-1 translates to MMGSLYRSRSLSESHRPSAAERQRLLTPSPCYGSRICEEHNPEEEQLRRRLKYFFMSPCDKFRAKGRKPYKLALQLIKIMLVTIQLILFGLSNQMVVQFREENTVAFKHLFLKDYTDDADKSFAVYTQNDVYEHLYYAVEQYISLPNQTTARYAYVHFNNQKALALCQQYYRKGHIDPANDTFNIDPKVVTDCIYIDPNDTTSQNYKNFTIKFHKLINITVQFQLKAINIQTIINNEIPDCYTFMITIIFDNQAHSGRVKIQLENDATIKQCKDPSVYGRGDNHSRLVFDVCVIISCILSFILCGRSIIRGLKLQHEFARFVRAKRGLTVNLSERLEFVNGWYLLLIISDFLTVSGTIMKIGIESKTFASYDVCSILLGTSTLLVWVGVIRYLSFFQKYNILIVTLRVALPDVIRFCCCAAVIYLGYCFCGWIVLGPYHVKFRSLSMVSECLFSLINGDDMFVTFSEMQNSSYLVWMFSQLYLYTFISLFIYMVLSLFIALITGAYETIKFQNAGGDNVSALYRYIPECKDSPSSGKFRSASTTNCSMFCCCTNPAEDTDERLTISDPT, encoded by the exons ATGATGGGCTCACTGTACAGGAGCCGTAGTCTGAGTGAGAGCCACAGGCCGTCAGCAG CCGAGCGTCAGCGACTCCTAACGCCATCTCCTTGCTATGGGTCCCGAATATGTGAAGAGCACAACCCGGAGGAGGAGCAGCTCCGCCGCCGGCTGAAGTATTTCTTCATGAGCCCTTGTGATAAGTTCAGAGCCAAGGGGAGGAAGCCCTATAAACTAGCCCTACAGCTAATCAAGATCATGCTGGTCACGATACAG CTGATCTTATTTGGCCTCAGCAATCAGATGGTTGTGCAGTTCAGGGAGGAGAacactgtggcatttaaacaccTTTTTCTGAAAGATTACACCGATGATGCAGACAAATCCTTTGCGGTCTACACCCAGAATGATGTTTATGAGCACCTCTACTATGCAGTGGAGCAG TATATCTCGCTACCCAACCAAACCACGGCTCGCTACGCCTACGTCCACTTCAATAACCAGAAGGCGCTCGCTCTGTGCCAGCAGTACTACCGAAAGGGCCACATCGATCCTGCTAATGATACCTTTAATATTGATCCCAAAGTCGTCACAG atTGTATATACATAGATCCCAATGACACCACCAGTCAGAACTACAAGAACTTTACTATTAAGTTTCACAA GTTGATCAACATCACAGTACAATTTCAGTTAAAAGCAATTAACATCCAGACcatcattaataatgaaattcCTGACTGTTACACCTTTATGATCACT ATAATATTTGATAACCAAGCGCACAGTGGGAGAGTAAAAATACAACTAGAGAACGATGCCACCATTAAACAATGCAAGGATCCGAGTGTGTACGGCCGAG GTGATAACCACTCCCGGTTGGTGTTTGACGTGTGTGTGATCATTTCCTGCATCCTCTCCTTTATTCTGTGTGGGCGATCCATCATACGGGGTCTGAAACTGCAGCAT GAATTTGCCCGGTTTGTTCGTGCCAAGCGCGGGCTGACGGTTAACCTGTCTGAGCGGCTGGAGTTTGTAAATGGCTGGTACCTGCTGCTCATCATTAGTGACTTTCTCACAGTGTCTGGAACAATCATGAAGATTGGAATAGAGTCCAAG ACGTTTGCCAGTTATGATGTGTGCAGCATTCTCCTGGGCACCTCAACCTTGCTGGTTTGGGTTGGAGTAATCCGATATCTCAGCTTCTTCCAGAAATATAAT ATTCTTATTGTCACACTCCGGGTTGCTCTGCCTGACGTCATCCGTTTTTGTTGTTGCGCTGCGGTGATATACCTGGGATACTGCTTCTGTGGCTGGATCGTGCTTGGACCCTATCATGTCAAG TTCCGCTCGCTCTCCATGGTGTCTGAGTGCCTTTTCTCTCTCATTAATGGTGATGACATGTTTGTCACCTTCTCGGAAATGCAGAACAGTAGTTATCTTGTGTGGATGTTCAGTCAACTGTATTTATACACCTTTATCAGCCTGTTTATCTACATGGTGCTCAGTCTCTTCATTGCCTTGATCACTGGAGCCTACGAGACCATAAAG TTCCAGAATGCAGGTGGAGACAATGTGTCGGCGCTTTATCGGTACATACCGGAGTGTAAGGACAGCCCCAGCTCCGGGAAATTCCGTTCTGCCAGCACCACTAATTGTTCCATGTTCTGCTGCTGTACCAACCC TGCTGAAGATACTGACGAGCGGCTCACAATTAGTGACCCAACCTGA